GGCAGGTCTACGATTTCCGGCACGGGCCGAATTCTCAAGCTGATGCCAACCTGGACAAGCTGCTTATCGCGGGCCTCCTTCCCAACGCGAAGCGAAGAGGACTGGCCCTCGTTCCGGGCTCTTGGCGCTCGATCACGGACTCCAATCCCAACTAGATGATCCGGCCAACGATCGGCTCGCGGCCCTGGGTCGGGCTCGACCTCGGGACCTACAGCGTCAAGGTGGTCGCGGCGTATGGCGCCGTGGGCGGACCTCGCTATCGCGCCATCGAGGCGCTCATGCCCGGAGCCGACCAGGCGGGGCCATCCGAAGAGACCCTGGCGCATGCCGTTTCTGGAGCGCTCGAAGGGCTCGGACTCTCACCGCGCTCGGCGCGCGGCGTCTCCGTCAGCGTTTCCGGACCAGGAGTGATCGTCAAGCAGATCTCGCTGCCTCTTCTCGACGAATCCGAGGTAGGACCCGCGCTTCGATTCGAGGCGCGCAAGCACCTCCCCTTCGACCCGCAGACCATGGTCATCGATTTCCAGATCCTCGGGCGTTATCCCTCCGAACGGAGGGTCGACCTCCTGCTCGCCGCGGTTCCACGCGAACACCTCGAGCGGCACCTCAAGCCGCTAGGCTTGTTGGGCATCGAGCCGGAAGTCGTGGATGCCGCTCCGCTCGCGCTCGCCAACGCCGTGGGCAAGGACCCGGACCTCGGGGAG
The Candidatus Eisenbacteria bacterium genome window above contains:
- the pilM gene encoding pilus assembly protein PilM; this translates as MIRPTIGSRPWVGLDLGTYSVKVVAAYGAVGGPRYRAIEALMPGADQAGPSEETLAHAVSGALEGLGLSPRSARGVSVSVSGPGVIVKQISLPLLDESEVGPALRFEARKHLPFDPQTMVIDFQILGRYPSERRVDLLLAAVPREHLERHLKPLGLLGIEPEVVDAAPLALANAVGKDPDLGE